CCCAAGTCACCGATTCAATTAATCTTAAAGCTTGGAGAATCAGCCAACCAATGACAATGGCAGCGCCCACAAACCCGAAGTTTAACGATAGCGGATCGATTAACAGATTTTCCATTAATCGCATTCTCGCTAACCGCGTATCCCGGTCTTCAACGTGCCGTTCTTCGTGGAGGGCGGGGTCTGTAGATTCTACGCTAACTGTCTGAACGTAACCTTTTCGGCGTCCCCAGTCTGCCAAAATAATCCCGGAAATGACACCGGAAACAATCCCCACGGTAGCTAACCCTAATGCTAAATCTGGGCCGGCTTCAAAACCCAATTCTCGAAAAGTATCGCCCATTCCGGCGGCGGTTCCATGTCCGCCTTCAAAAGCAATTTCAATTAAGGCCCCGGCGATGGGATCTACTTGAAACAGGGGAACTAAGACTAAAAGGGCAAGGAGTAAACCCACCACATATTGACCCCAGGCTAGGCTTTGACCAAAGGCAACTTGGGGGGCGGCTTTGCGCCAAATGTCGCGGGGATGGGGGATGGTTTCGCCAATGAAAAGGGCGGCAAATACAATGTTAATAAAGACACCCGGAGATTGCGACCAAACGGTGCGCGTGGCTTCCGGGAAAAAGCCTGTCGCCAGGAGGGTTTCATCGCCGCCAACCGTTCGGGCGATCGCACCCACAACCCCAGGCCCTAAAATCAGGGCAATGAAGCCTGCAATAATCGATTCGGGTAAGTACAGTTTTTGAAACAGGGGAATTTTCTGTTTGACTAGCCGACCCAACAGCAATAGTAGGGCGACTAAAATAAAGGCAAATAAAACATCAAGCAATCTAGGCATCGGTTCTTATCCCCAGTATTTAACCAAAGTCAGGGTTCGTTCTTGCCTATTGTGTATGAGAGATGAGAATGGAGAATGGGAAATTCTAGCCGATGAATTCATCGACGGTTTAACTCATACGATAGGGTTGTTCTGCGCTTAAATAATTCCGGCTCTTTTATCGGTTTAATAGAATCTAAGCCAGTTTTATCTTGAACCAAGTTTGTTAATAAAGGCGTAGCGATCGTTACTATAGGGTAATAACACCTGAGCGAGTTTCTCAACATCTATCTATTGATAGATGCAAGCCTGACAATTTTTAATCCAAACAATTCTTTACAGATCGCGCAACAACAGACGCGAGGGAGAATTCCCCCCCGAACCCACACTTAGGGTCATAATTTGAGCATCAATTAAACGCGTTTCTCTAAAAGTTGCCCCCGTTCCCGGATTAACAGGATAAGCCGGAAAACAAGCCGCACTTAAACTTAAGCGCAGAGCATGACCTTTGGCAATCTGCATATAAGTCGGTTGTAGAGAAATGCGAACCGGAGACTGAGAATTATCAACCCGGATATACCCTTGGGTGAAGTTAAACACCCGACCATCCGGGCGGACTTCCGAAAGAACGGCGCACAAATCGTAACTGGGGGTATCGGCTTGACAATAGACCTCAACGACCATTTCCCCAATTAACGTTAAGGGTTCCGTCAACTGCACGGTCGTATAAGTTAGCACATCCGAACGACAGTCAATACTGGCGCGATCGCCAGGCCCAGAAGGGGCGCTAGCATGACCCCCCATCGCCGGAACCGGACGCCAAGGATCGTGTACTAACGTATCGACAACCTCCTGAGAAGAAGACGCCGTTCCTAACAAGCCCTCCCGCTCATCCATCGCGGCCAAGCCCGTACTCAAGAGATAATAGGATTGGGGTTGAGGTGAAGGAAATTTCGAGTGCGATCGCCATTGGTTCGATCCCATCTCAAACAACGCTACCTTGGGCATTTCCAACTCTGGCCGATCCCACTGCTTCAAAAATCGATTGAACCAATTCATCTGAATTTGATCCACCGGACTCGCCGCATCTGCCCCAAAATCCACCATTCCCACCTTGCGACCCCACGGTAAATGACCCCAAGGGCCGACCACCAAATGCTGGGAATACGCACTCCGGGCCGCCATTTCTCGATACAGGCGCAACGTTCCCCGCATAAACGTATCGAACCAGCCGCCAATATGCAACATCGGTAAATCTGCCCCTTGCAAATTGGGGGATAGCTTTTGCCAATATTCATCCGGCTGATGATGTTCCACCCACTCATAGTAATGGGGGGCATATTTTCGCAGACTTTCATCTAGGCGCGGATCGCCGTCGTAAAATGGGAGATTGCGCGAAGCATTGTAGAGGAGGCGAAAGGCGATCGCATCTTGTCGCAACCGTGCCGTTTCCGCTGCTAATTGTATCGCCCAGCCATAATTGGCATATAAACAGAACGCCCCCCCTTCATAGGCCCAATCTGCATATAAATCGTAACCGACCATCGCCGGACAGACCGTTTTCAAAGCCGCAGGTTTCCCCGACGCCGCGTAGAGTTGCGTCATCCCCTGATAGGAAAACCCATACATCCCCACCTCGCCCGTACTTCCTGGCAACTTCGCCGCCCAATTCACCGTATCGACGCCATCTTCCACCTCATGGGCGAATAGCCTAAACTCCCCCTGAGAGGTTCCCCGCCCCCGCACATCCTGAATCACCACAATATAACCGTGGGCGGCGTACCAACTCGGATGGGCATAAACCACAGTCGAGGCAATTTTGCGCCCGTAGGGTTGGCGCATCAACAGAACCGGAAACTCGCCTTCCGCCTCTGGGCGATAGATATCCGCATCCAGGCGAATACCATCGCGAGTCGTCATCGATGCAGTTTCGGGCGGGAGAACATTCAACATGGAATTGCGGTCAACTCGAACATCTAATACGGTACCAGAACGTCCGACCGCCTTAACACGCGCAGATCTTCTTCATCCAATTCCACAGGCGTTCCGCTGCGGATCAACTCCGCAAAATCTTCATTGGGAATCATAATACACAAAGCATAGAGACGGTCTTTGCCCGTATTCTCAATCACATGGGTTCCCGTCGGCGGAACCAGCAGGCTATCTCCGGCTTGAATGCGAACGCTTTTACCATCGCAGGTGGCTAACCCCTCACCTTTGAGGACAAAAAACATTTCCACTGCTAGCTGGTGGCGGTTGGGGGGCGTTTTTCCACCAATGTCAAAGATTTCTACGCAATAGGTTAAAGAAAAATCTGTGGTACTCGGATCGAAGACTATTGCCAATCGGTTAGTATCGTTGGGGCTAATACGATAGGCTTGATAGTCTGTAGGCGACTTGATCACCGGAATCACGCAGCGAGTTTCTTCCATAGGTTCATCCGTTAGCGAGGGATTAGGGAATTTAGGCGATCGCTTCCACAATAGCCTGGAAATCGCAGACCAAACCAAAACACGGGGGTTCAAGAAAAATCTGTGGGACTCGGATCGAAGGGGCTAATGCGATAGGCTTGATAGTCTGTAGGCGACTCGATCGCCGGAATCACGCAGCGAGTTTCTTCCATAGGTTCATCCGTTAGCAAGGGATTAGGGAGTTTAGGCGATCGCTTCCACAATAGCCTGGAAATCGCAGACAAAACCAAAACATTGGTTGACGTTATATAAAGTAGCCTGCCAGCAAAACTCCGGTGAGGTGGTTGCGGTCAACTCCTTGACTAGAATGCAGTCATACCCCAGAAAGTTCGCATCTTGCAAAGTCGCCATCACGCATTGATCCGCATTAACGCCCCCAAAAAATAGCGTCGTTTTGCCTAGATTCCGCAAAATACTATCAAGCGCCGTATCCCAAAAACCGCTCATCCTGTACTTATCAACGCGAATATCCTCCGGGAGTTGTTCGAGTTCATCGACTACCGCCGCCGCCCAACTTCCCGCCATCAACACGGGGGCGTTATTCTTGGGTAACGGATCGCCCAAACCAATGCCTGTACCCGTGGGGTTATAAACATGGCGCAAACCCGCGCTAATATTGAGCAAGTCAGGACGGTTGCCCCAGTTAATCCAAATAATGGGAACGCCCGCCGCCCGAAACAGGGGTAAGGCTTGTTGTAAAGGGGCAATGGGTTTCCTTGCTGGAGTAACATCTACACCAATATGCGCCAGCCAACCATCAGGATGACAGAAGTCGTTTTGCATATCAATAATAATTAAGGCGGCTTTAGCTAAGTCGAGGCGCAGGGTTTTGGTTTCGGCCTGCAACTCCACAGTTTTAGGCGTCAGCGGGGGACGGGTGATATCTGCGATTTTTTCATCAACTCCCCACGCATTAGGAGGGGTTCCGAGGGGGTGTAAAGTTCGGTCGATCATAGAGTTCGGTTAGTTGGGTTCTCACCTAGGGGGCCAGGATTAATCGTAAATTTATGGCCATCATGAAAGGGTGGATAAAGCTTAAATTTTCGTTGAGAATCTAGAGAGGAAAAGTTAGCGTGACTACAGCAACGGTACTTCGCCAAACGCAGTTATTAAATCGTCTCGTCTTGGATCTTAAAACGGCTGAAGAATTGGGACAGGTAGAACGGCTGTGGATCGATCCCACTCTGCATCAAATTGTCGGGGTTGTCTGCAAGTCCGGTTTATTTGGCGGTAAAAAATATACATTTGGCTGGGCGCAGATTAGTGCAATTGGCGATAGCGTGATTGTGGATCGCGATCGCGAACTCGATCCCAATCAACCCCTTCCCCAAGAAAGCCTCATCGGCCATGAAGTCTGGACAGATACCGGAAATAAAGCCGGTGGGGTGGTAGACTACCTGTTTAATCCCCAAACTGGCGAAATTCTTTATTATATGTATACTTCTAGCGGCTGGGCGGGGGTTATGGGCAGCAAGTACATCTTAGCCCCAACCGAAATCACCAGTTTGGGTAGCAAGCGCCTAATTGCTCAGAATGCGGCGATTCAAAATAGTATTTCCCATCGGGATGCGATTCAGCAAAATCTGATTCAAGTGAAGCTACTCCCCGACGAACAGCGCGAACAAGAAGAGATCGCTGCTCTAGAAGGGGATGTACAATCATTTTTCGATCGAGGAAAAGCGATCGCCGATCAAGTCGCCAAACGCGCCAAGGAAACCGCCGAAGGTGTCACCGAAAAGGCTAAAGAACAATACATCCAACTCCGCGCCGAACTCGAAGCCGCCGAACAAACCGAAACCCCCACCCCTCCCCCAGTCATCATTGATATTGATGAAGACTCAGTAGAAGTCCTCCCCCTCACTCCCCCAGAGGTCGAAATTATCGAAACTCAAACGACACCTTTCCCAGAAAAAGCTGAATAAACAAAGCAGCCGGGTTTCTCATAACACAGACTGCGATCGCTCGTTAGAAACCCGGTTTGTAGGCGATCGCACTTATAATGCTCGATCTCCCCACTGAGTTTAGAATAGAACTCAAAATATCTTGAGTGTATGGGTAACGAGAGCGAACAGAAACAGAATCGCGAAGCTGTATTTCAGCCTGAGTTTATAGAAGATCTGGAATATTGGGTTGAAACAGATCGAAAAATGGCACTCCGCATTATCAAGCTAGTCAAAGAAATTCTTCGCGAACCCTTTGAAGGCACGGGTAAGCCAGAACCTCTAAAATACAACTTAGCTGGGTGCTGGTCGCGCCGTATTAATCAGGAACACAGAATGGTGTATAGAGTTAGCGATCGCCAGATTGATTTTCTGCAAGCTCGTTATCACTACGAATAAAACGATTGAGAGATTTAGAAGATGTCAACTCAAATTCCTTATGTTAAGGCTCAAGCAAATTTAGATGAATTATGCGATCGCGTCGTTGAAACAGGTGAAGCACTCATCATTACTCGTCCTGATGGAAAAAACGTTGCTCTAGTTTCCGAAGCGGAATTATCAAGTTTGTTGGAAACCTTGTATTTGTTGCGATCGCCTGCAAACGCGTCTCGTTTAATGACAGCGTTACAGCGATCGCAATCAGGAACA
This genomic interval from Desertifilum tharense IPPAS B-1220 contains the following:
- a CDS encoding sodium/glutamate symporter, which encodes MPRLLDVLFAFILVALLLLLGRLVKQKIPLFQKLYLPESIIAGFIALILGPGVVGAIARTVGGDETLLATGFFPEATRTVWSQSPGVFINIVFAALFIGETIPHPRDIWRKAAPQVAFGQSLAWGQYVVGLLLALLVLVPLFQVDPIAGALIEIAFEGGHGTAAGMGDTFRELGFEAGPDLALGLATVGIVSGVISGIILADWGRRKGYVQTVSVESTDPALHEERHVEDRDTRLARMRLMENLLIDPLSLNFGFVGAAIVIGWLILQALRLIESVTWGAAGFELIRYVPLFPMALIGGLVVQLVMERLGLAPLIIRRLQERIAGVALDVVVVTALASINLTILGANLGVFLTLSIAGIIWNVWAFLYLGPRLLPTYWFERGIGDLGQSMGVTATGILLIRMVDPDNRTGAFESFAYKQLFFEPIVGGGLFTAAAPPLIRQFGPIPILILTTLLLAFWIGFGLLNYKRIALRSEQQAVEQENTLSR
- a CDS encoding CocE/NonD family hydrolase; amino-acid sequence: MLNVLPPETASMTTRDGIRLDADIYRPEAEGEFPVLLMRQPYGRKIASTVVYAHPSWYAAHGYIVVIQDVRGRGTSQGEFRLFAHEVEDGVDTVNWAAKLPGSTGEVGMYGFSYQGMTQLYAASGKPAALKTVCPAMVGYDLYADWAYEGGAFCLYANYGWAIQLAAETARLRQDAIAFRLLYNASRNLPFYDGDPRLDESLRKYAPHYYEWVEHHQPDEYWQKLSPNLQGADLPMLHIGGWFDTFMRGTLRLYREMAARSAYSQHLVVGPWGHLPWGRKVGMVDFGADAASPVDQIQMNWFNRFLKQWDRPELEMPKVALFEMGSNQWRSHSKFPSPQPQSYYLLSTGLAAMDEREGLLGTASSSQEVVDTLVHDPWRPVPAMGGHASAPSGPGDRASIDCRSDVLTYTTVQLTEPLTLIGEMVVEVYCQADTPSYDLCAVLSEVRPDGRVFNFTQGYIRVDNSQSPVRISLQPTYMQIAKGHALRLSLSAACFPAYPVNPGTGATFRETRLIDAQIMTLSVGSGGNSPSRLLLRDL
- a CDS encoding cupin domain-containing protein, producing MEETRCVIPVIKSPTDYQAYRISPNDTNRLAIVFDPSTTDFSLTYCVEIFDIGGKTPPNRHQLAVEMFFVLKGEGLATCDGKSVRIQAGDSLLVPPTGTHVIENTGKDRLYALCIMIPNEDFAELIRSGTPVELDEEDLRVLRRSDVLVPY
- a CDS encoding cysteine hydrolase family protein — encoded protein: MIDRTLHPLGTPPNAWGVDEKIADITRPPLTPKTVELQAETKTLRLDLAKAALIIIDMQNDFCHPDGWLAHIGVDVTPARKPIAPLQQALPLFRAAGVPIIWINWGNRPDLLNISAGLRHVYNPTGTGIGLGDPLPKNNAPVLMAGSWAAAVVDELEQLPEDIRVDKYRMSGFWDTALDSILRNLGKTTLFFGGVNADQCVMATLQDANFLGYDCILVKELTATTSPEFCWQATLYNVNQCFGFVCDFQAIVEAIA
- a CDS encoding PRC-barrel domain-containing protein, encoding MTTATVLRQTQLLNRLVLDLKTAEELGQVERLWIDPTLHQIVGVVCKSGLFGGKKYTFGWAQISAIGDSVIVDRDRELDPNQPLPQESLIGHEVWTDTGNKAGGVVDYLFNPQTGEILYYMYTSSGWAGVMGSKYILAPTEITSLGSKRLIAQNAAIQNSISHRDAIQQNLIQVKLLPDEQREQEEIAALEGDVQSFFDRGKAIADQVAKRAKETAEGVTEKAKEQYIQLRAELEAAEQTETPTPPPVIIDIDEDSVEVLPLTPPEVEIIETQTTPFPEKAE
- a CDS encoding Txe/YoeB family addiction module toxin, with protein sequence MGNESEQKQNREAVFQPEFIEDLEYWVETDRKMALRIIKLVKEILREPFEGTGKPEPLKYNLAGCWSRRINQEHRMVYRVSDRQIDFLQARYHYE
- a CDS encoding type II toxin-antitoxin system Phd/YefM family antitoxin translates to MSTQIPYVKAQANLDELCDRVVETGEALIITRPDGKNVALVSEAELSSLLETLYLLRSPANASRLMTALQRSQSGTIQPRQVEELYQKFGLDENGEDELASA